A region from the Lysobacter antibioticus genome encodes:
- the miaB gene encoding tRNA (N6-isopentenyl adenosine(37)-C2)-methylthiotransferase MiaB: MTDLHPLPTAPAAGSASPPATGAPGAKKLFIETHGCQMNEYDSAKMADVLAASDGLELTQDVSEADVILINTCSIREKAQEKVFSRLGRWKQHKQGGRPVIIGVGGCVASQEGAAIVKRAPYVDLVFGPQTLHRLPEMIRAKRETGLPQVDISFPEIEKFDRLPEPRAEGPSAFVSIMEGCSKYCSFCVVPYTRGEEVSRPFEDVLVEVAQLAAQGVREINLLGQNVNAYRGPIAGESGGGEDGAGHDRAEPEVADLGLLIRTIAEIDGIDRIRFTTSHPLEFSDSLIEAYRDVPQLANYLHLPVQAGSDRILAAMKRGYTALEFKQKIRKLRAVRPDISVSSDFIVGFPGETEADFDKTMKLIEDVGFDQSFSFIYSRRPGTPAADLEDSVGDAEKHARLTRLQAAINANAMRISEAMVGSVQRVLVEGPSRRDPNELTGKTENMRSVNFAAPARLIGGFVDVLITEAMANSLRGRVVVDDGRAAA, translated from the coding sequence ATGACCGACCTGCATCCCCTGCCCACGGCTCCGGCCGCCGGGTCAGCTTCCCCGCCCGCCACCGGCGCGCCGGGAGCGAAAAAGCTGTTCATCGAGACCCACGGTTGCCAGATGAACGAGTACGACTCGGCCAAGATGGCCGACGTACTCGCCGCCAGCGACGGCCTCGAACTGACCCAGGACGTGAGCGAAGCCGACGTCATCCTGATCAACACCTGCTCGATCCGCGAGAAGGCGCAGGAAAAGGTGTTCAGCCGGCTCGGCCGCTGGAAGCAGCACAAGCAGGGCGGCCGCCCGGTCATCATCGGGGTCGGCGGCTGCGTGGCGTCGCAGGAAGGCGCGGCGATCGTCAAGCGCGCGCCCTACGTCGACCTGGTGTTCGGCCCGCAGACCCTGCACCGCCTGCCCGAGATGATCCGCGCCAAGCGCGAGACCGGCCTGCCGCAGGTCGACATCAGCTTCCCCGAGATCGAGAAGTTCGACCGCCTGCCCGAGCCGCGCGCCGAAGGCCCGAGCGCCTTCGTCTCGATCATGGAAGGCTGCAGCAAGTACTGTTCGTTCTGCGTGGTGCCCTACACCCGCGGCGAAGAAGTCAGCCGCCCGTTCGAAGACGTGCTGGTCGAGGTGGCGCAGTTGGCCGCCCAGGGCGTGCGCGAGATCAACCTGCTCGGCCAGAACGTCAACGCCTATCGCGGGCCGATCGCTGGCGAGAGCGGGGGCGGCGAAGACGGCGCCGGCCACGACCGCGCCGAGCCGGAAGTCGCCGACCTCGGCCTGCTGATCCGCACCATCGCCGAAATCGACGGCATCGACCGCATCCGCTTCACCACCTCGCATCCGCTGGAGTTCAGCGATTCGCTGATCGAGGCCTATCGCGACGTACCGCAGCTGGCCAATTACCTGCATCTGCCGGTGCAGGCCGGCAGCGACCGCATCCTGGCAGCGATGAAGCGCGGCTACACCGCGCTGGAATTCAAGCAGAAGATCCGCAAGCTGCGCGCCGTGCGTCCGGACATCTCGGTGTCCTCGGACTTCATCGTCGGCTTCCCCGGCGAGACCGAAGCCGACTTCGACAAGACCATGAAGCTGATCGAGGACGTCGGTTTCGACCAGTCCTTCTCCTTCATCTATTCGCGCCGCCCCGGCACCCCCGCGGCCGATCTCGAAGACAGCGTCGGCGACGCCGAAAAGCATGCGCGCCTGACCCGCCTGCAGGCCGCGATCAACGCCAACGCCATGCGCATTTCCGAGGCCATGGTCGGCAGCGTCCAGCGCGTGCTGGTCGAAGGCCCCTCGCGCCGCGACCCGAACGAGCTGACCGGCAAGACCGAGAACATGCGTTCGGTGAACTTCGCCGCGCCGGCGCGCCTGATCGGCGGCTTCGTCGACGTGCTGATCACCGAGGCCATGGCCAACTCGCTGCGCGGCCGTGTCGTCGTGGACGACGGCCGAGCCGCCGCCTGA